One stretch of Pomacea canaliculata isolate SZHN2017 linkage group LG11, ASM307304v1, whole genome shotgun sequence DNA includes these proteins:
- the LOC112576189 gene encoding hillarin-like, which produces MDQDDQLWEAEDGYPPLRFPESRKEELLRDEDFTDVDLAARTTPSSLTESFENLVQHLTSHLNSDLQKLRSVFVWMGAQNIGCQQENESCSDKHSPKYYLLEARGNRLFIAKLFAKLCRGASIPCILVNGKAKDVSYDPGDNDIQEDNTWAIVYVAGSWRFVFPLWAFVKAGGHQKGNWMLLEDCGKNARERMTASESDPKSDFDEFYFLTDPEVMNCFCHPEDEDKQLLTVPWTKEKFYDLPHFKKMYFSRGWQLTSPMTCLIKPVSGCCCVDFCCPSEETQLYCKLFFNEFLSGKAFPEKLQFKNYLYRLDRGAFGGSRRKSLVVRLPMSGTYKLEVTGIHRGRECSLVEFRVVCDSVPETRPFPHVPDILLGFGEAAAEAGLLDPSHTEGLVPVKSGEEIDIQFKIKDDADISARLVHSTRTPMDVQPQKEADKVTLTIKLPEDDPSPEYLLEISLVKNWEGPDLSQKGTTNILNYLLTSDKTLHAAVTDRTKQTQEKKILQCYKEAHDALSKSDEKLLEKVLTSIKMIGLKDPILDEKLRAVKAKYKRMRQEMLAAAEEKDFDGLNLALGNYMAINFEHRGDVEATKEELLELCNEEVQKAYEILKLQELQACLDKVAKTCVGNSVKEEGWFQNAQQVSRDVQELEQTKLKAQSLRGDDIVSLCRPPDQIISLLFATFILLGERQEGLDTWQKIWEKMHQMGEKQLFTKMSGFDDYVLTQLQVDLAEKRLQECKGNLGDDLVFKKLYTWCSDRIKFYWLREKLARRN; this is translated from the exons ATGGATCAG GATGACCAGCTGTGGGAGGCAGAGGACGGGTATCCACCCCTGCGTTTTCCCGAAAGTCGCAAAGAGGAATTACTTCGAGATGAAGACTTTACAGATGTGGACCTTGCAGCCCGGACG ACACCCAGTTCATTGACAGAAAGCTTCGAGAATCTTGTCCAACATCTCACCAGCCATTTAAATTCCGATCTTCAAAAGTTAAGGTCTGTTTTTGTGTGGATGGGTGCCCAGAACATTGGATGCCAACAGGAGAATGAAAGCTGCAGTGATAAACACAgtccaaaatattatttattagaagcaagAGGAAATCGCTTATTCATCGCGAAGCTTTTCGCCAAGCTGTGCAG AGGTGCAAGTATTCCATGCATACTTGTAAATGGCAAGGCAAAAGATGTTTCTTACGACCCTGGTGACAATGACATTCAGGAAGACAACACCTGGGCCATTGTTTACGTGGCCGGCAGCTGGCGCTTTGTATTTCCTCTCTGGGCTTTTGTAAAAGCAGGCGGCCATCAAAAGGGAAATTGGATGTTACTTGAGGATTGTGGAAAAAACGCAAGAGAGAG GATGACAGCAAGCGAAAGTGATCCGAAATCTGACTTTGATGAATTTTACTTCCTAACGGACCCCGAGGTGATGAACTGCTTTTGTCATCCCGAGGACGAGGACAAACAATTGCTGACTGTGCCATGGACAAAGGAGAAGTTTTATGATTTGCCTCACTTCAAGAAGATGTATTTCTCGCGTGGGTGGCAGCTGACCAGCCCCATGACCTGCCTCATAAAGCCTGTGTCTGGATGCTGTTGTGTCGACTTTTGCTGTCCATCCGAAGAGACTCAACTGTACTGCAAGCTCTTTTTCAATGAATTCCTTTCAGGGAAAGCTTTTCCTGAAAagttacaatttaaaaattacctGTACAG aCTGGACCGCGGTGCCTTTGGAGGAAGCCGGAGAAAGTCCCTTGTAGTCAGGCTTCCCATGAGTGGAACATACAAACTAGAAGTGACTGGCATACACCGAGGTCGAGAGTGTAGTCTCGTAGAGTTTCGTGTTGTCTGTGACTCGGTGCCAGAGACACGGCCATTTCCACATGTTCCGGACATTTTACTTGGCTTTGGAGAGGCAGCGGCTGAAGCTGGATTGTTGGATCCTtcccatacagaaggactggtGCCGGTGAAAAGTGGCGAAGAGATCGACATCCAATTCAAGATAAAAGACGATGCTGACATTTCAGCCAGATTGGTCCACTCCACTCGAACACCAATGGACGTCCAACCGCAGAAAGAAGCCGATAAGGTGACACTTACAATAAAACTGCCCGAAGACGATCCGTCACCAGAATATTTACTGGAAATTAGTCTCGTCAAAAACTGGGAAGGACCAGACTTGTCACAGAAGGGAACCACAAATATCTTGAATTATTTGTTGACCAGCGATAAAACACTGCATGCAGCCGTCACGGACAGGACCAAACAG acacaggaaaagaaaattctccAATGCTATAAGGAAGCTCATGACGCCCTTTCTAAAAGTGATGAAAAGCTGTTAGAAAAAGTTCTTACTAGCATCAAGATGATTGGTCTTAAAGATCCGATCTTAGATGAAAAGCTTCGAGCAGTGAAAGCAAAGTACAAACGCATGCGACAAGAAATGCTCGCTGCTgcagaagagaaagattttGATGGACTGAATCTCGCCCTGGGCAACTACATGGCCATCAACTTTGAGCACAGAGGGGACGTGGAGGCCACCAAGGAAGAGTTATTGGAGCTTTGCAATGAGG AAGTACAAAAAGCTTATGAAATTTTAAAGCTGCAAGAACTCCAGGCATGTCTGGACAAAGTGGCTAAAACTTGTGTCGGCAATTCCGTGAAGGAAGAAGGTTGGTTCCAGAATGCCCAACAAGTATCTCGGGATGTACAGGAACTTGAACAAACCAAACTAAAGGCGCAAAGCCTAAGGGGTGATGACATTGTGAGTCTGTGCAGGCCTCCTGACCAGATCATTAGCCTTCTGTTTGCTACATTCATCTTGCTGGGAGAGAGACAAGAAGGACTTGAT ACGTGGCAAAAAATCTGGGAAAAAATGCACCAAATGGGTGAAAAACAACTTTTCACCAAAATGAGCGGCTTTGACGACTATGTGCTGACTCAACTACAGGTGGACCTTGCAGAGAAACGGTTACAAGAGTGTAAAGGAAACTTAGGCGAcgatttagtttttaaaaaattatatacttGG TGCTCGGATAGAATCAAGTTTTACTGGCTGAGAGAGAAGCTCGCCAGAAGGAACTAG
- the LOC112575895 gene encoding uncharacterized protein LOC112575895 — protein MFVIEFLRSLLGSSNPPPPPPQIPRPLLDYDEDLVFWKPEDWYPALCPPEIPKKELLRDVDFTRVDEEARETEDSLKESFDLLINHLTRNADTDLHKLRSIFVWMGDQEVGCREEKSECKNKQSPTYYLQKACIDDTFINKMFAKMCRAAKIPCILVNGQAKGASYDPGDEDIRGECTWAVVYVAGSWRFVFPHWAFVSVIYYQKGKWMLVEDSGEASRQRFTANYGCQLSDFDEFFWLTDPDMMQYICYTPTKEYQLLPEPQTKEKFLALPCFNHYYFSSGWSLIDPLTCEIKTERGWCFINFCSPTASSKLKYELFFNENRSRTSFPKDLQIDHYVTILKRTNQSKSIMARLPVIGTYKLEVNGGLVKFRIVCEHVPSDIRPLPPCSENGHGFTEEAAKNGLSQPSHTQGVVPVKRGEEIDLSFTVQEDIDIMATLVHHTGKRKNQDVQKEKERVTVNVRLPEDDPKPEYAIMIDIIKNRLADESSKQKFTNILSYLLTSDETLNAAIVDKDKQELLQCYEELYDWVAKDDERLVEQAAFHVEMADIKDPILNRKIREKKAKFSRMRQEVLAAARDRNVDRLNLALRHCMDSNLDYRGDVEDGKKVLLALCKEDVKQALKNLQANELHKSLDKAANSCISEWVREQAWFQKGQEAYRRLERLQRQRQDLQSLKDEERANMIKPPDYVIDVLFATYILLGESEKELDTWQNIWKKLKQTGEDELFTKAISFDDTNLRRRRVDLAEDKLKKLKLGDEGVITRLHLWCLERIATFRLSQEITIN, from the exons ATGTTTGTTATTGAG TTTCTTCGTAGTCTGTTGGGCTCCTCCAACCCACCGCCGCCTCCGCCACAGATCCCCAGGCCTCTGTTGGACTACGATGAGGACCTCGTTTTTTGGAAGCCCGAGGACTGGTACCCAGCGCTGTGTCCGCCAGAGATCCCCAAAAAAGAACTACTTCGAGACGTAGACTTTACGAGGGTGGACGAGGAAGCCAGAGAG ACAGAGGATTCGCTCAAAGAAAGTTTCGATCTACTTATCAATCATCTTACTAGGAATGCGGACACCGATCTACACAAGTTAAGATCCATTTTTGTGTGGATGGGGGATCAAGAGGTCGGATGTCGAGAAGAGAAATCAGAATGCAAAAATAAGCAGAGTCCTACATATTACCTACAGAAGGCATGCATAGATGACACATTCatcaataaaatgtttgctaaGATGTGTAG AGCCGCAAAAATACCATGCATACTTGTGAACGGCCAGGCAAAAGGTGCTTCTTACGACCCTGGTGATGAGGACATTAGAGGAGAATGTACCTGGGCAGTTGTTTACGTGGCCGGCAGCTGGCGCTTCGTGTTTCCTCACTGGGCCTTTGTGTCAGTAATTTACTACCAGAAAGGAAAATGGATGCTGGTTGAAGATTCTGGAGAGGCTTCCAGACAACG ATTCACAGCAAATTATGGCTGTCAACTATCAGATTTTGATGAATTCTTCTGGCTTACCGACCCTGACATGATGCAATACATCTGTTATACACCTACCAAGGAGTATCAGCTGTTGCCTGAAccacagacaaaagaaaaatttcttgcTTTGCCTTGCttcaatcattattatttctcatCTGGATGGTCTCTAATCGACCCTTTGACATGCGAGATCAAGACTGAACGTGGATGGTGCTTCATCAACTTCTGCAGTCCTACAGCAAGTTCTAAACTCAAATACGAACTGTTTTTCAATGAAAATCGTTCGAGGACATCTTTTCCGAAAGATTTACAAATTGATCATTATGTAACCAT ATTGAAGAGGACAAATCAGTCAAAGTCAATAATGGCCAGACTTCCAGTGATTGGAACCTATAAACTTGAAGTGAATGGCGGTTTAGTAAAATTTCGGATTGTTTGTGAGCACGTGCCATCTGACATACGTCCCTTGCCGCCATGTTCAGAGAACGGACATGGATTTACGGAAGAAGCAGCCAAAAACGGTTTGTCTCAGCCTTCCCACACACAGGGAGTGGTGCCGGTGAAAAGGGGTGAAGAGATAGACTTAAGCTTTACGGTTCAGGAGGACATCGACATTATGGCCACGCTGGTCCACCATACTGGGAAACGCAAAAACCAAGACGttcagaaagaaaaggagagagtgaCAGTTAATGTAAGATTGCCGGAAGATGACCCGAAACCAGAGTATGCGATAATGATAGATATCATCAAAAACAGACTAGCAGatgaaagttcaaaacaaaaattcactaACATTTTGAGCTACCTGCTGACCAGCGATGAAACACTCAATGCCGCCATTGTGGACAAAGACAAGCAG GAACTTCTACAGTGCTACGAAGAACTTTATGACTGGGTTGCCAAGGATGACGAAAGACTGGTAGAACAAGCTGCCTTTCACGTCGAGATGGCTGATATTAAAGATCCTatattaaatagaaaaattCGAGAAAAGAAGGCAAAGTTCAGTCGCATGCGGCAGGAAGTACTTGCCGCGGCGAGAGATAGAAACGTGGATCGGCTGAATCTTGCCTTGAGACACTGCATGGATTCAAACCTTGATTACAGAGGAGACGTAGAAGATGGCAAGAAAGTATTGTTGGCATTATGCAAGGAAG atgTAAAACAAGCTCTTAAAAATCTTCAGGCCAACGAACTTCATAAAAGTCTGGATAAGGCAGCCAATAGCTGTATTAGTGAATGGGTGCGGGAACAAGCCTGGTTCCAGAAAGGGCAAGAAGCATACCGGAGACTAGAGAGGCTCCAAAGACAAAGACAGGATCTACAGTCACTAAAGGATGAAGAGAGAGCCAACATGATTAAACCTCCAGACTATGTGATTGATGTCCTTTTTGCCACCTATATCCTGCTTGGAGAAAGTGAAAAGGAACTTGAT ACGTGGcaaaatatctggaaaaaactgaaacaaacgGGCGAAGATGAACTGTTTACCAAGGCGATCAGTTTTGACGACACTAATTTGAGAAGAAGACGTGTGGATCTTGCAGAAGATAAGTTAAAGAAATTGAAGCTTGGCGATGAAGGCGTCATCACACGCCTTCACTTGTGG TGTTTGGAAAGGATTGCGACTTTCCGGCTGAGTCAGGAGATCACCATAAACTAA